One Mycolicibacterium crocinum DNA window includes the following coding sequences:
- a CDS encoding FAD-dependent oxidoreductase, with protein MTSLWLEGAHVRESQIDGSATKDAPNAEVIVVGAGITGLVSAVLLARAGKRVLVVEARTPGAVTTGNTTAKVSLLQGSRLSTISKRHSLDLVRQYVEGNREGQAWLEQYCKDREIDLQYEDAYSYAQFDHGLPTARAEFEAARSAGLGVNWVDQADVPFEFRGGVRLAEQIQFDPMPFLAALIAELRERGGRLMTGQRVHAASTAGGRVSLKLRDAQGREQVAAADHCILATGTPILDRGGFFARLHPSRSYCVAFEVPGPLPRPMMLSVDQPTRSVRYAPTSAGERLIVGGGGHTVGRKDSARTSYDELVGWTKRHFPGAQPTHYWSAQDYVPVDELPYVGPLLPGSDHFLVATGFAKWGMTNGVAAALLLAKHLLGGEQARWASAFASWSPHELTGLTTALKINMEVGWHLATGWVTPVAHRNGQLREGAGSVSGPPWHMVARSMVDGVERCVSPVCTHLGGVLSWNDAEKSWDCPLHGSRFGSDGAVLEGPATRDLSR; from the coding sequence ATGACTTCGTTGTGGCTCGAGGGCGCTCACGTGCGCGAATCCCAAATTGACGGCAGCGCAACAAAAGACGCTCCCAACGCGGAGGTCATCGTCGTCGGCGCCGGTATCACCGGACTGGTCTCGGCCGTTCTGCTTGCTCGCGCGGGCAAGCGGGTGCTTGTCGTGGAGGCTCGCACGCCCGGTGCCGTAACCACCGGTAACACGACCGCGAAAGTCAGTCTGCTGCAAGGGAGCCGACTGTCGACAATCTCCAAGCGTCACTCGCTCGACCTGGTTCGCCAGTACGTGGAAGGTAATCGGGAGGGGCAAGCCTGGCTGGAGCAGTACTGCAAGGATCGCGAGATCGATCTGCAGTACGAAGATGCCTACAGCTATGCACAATTCGATCACGGCCTGCCCACTGCCCGTGCCGAGTTCGAAGCGGCCCGGTCCGCCGGCCTCGGCGTCAACTGGGTCGACCAGGCGGACGTGCCGTTCGAGTTCCGCGGCGGCGTGCGACTTGCCGAACAGATCCAGTTCGATCCGATGCCCTTCCTGGCGGCGCTGATCGCCGAATTGCGGGAGCGCGGAGGGCGACTGATGACCGGGCAGCGGGTCCATGCGGCATCGACGGCGGGCGGCCGCGTCAGCCTCAAGCTGCGCGATGCGCAGGGCCGCGAGCAGGTCGCTGCGGCCGATCACTGCATCCTGGCGACCGGGACACCCATCCTGGACCGTGGCGGGTTCTTCGCCCGGCTGCACCCGAGCCGGTCCTATTGCGTGGCCTTCGAGGTGCCCGGGCCGCTGCCGCGGCCGATGATGCTCTCGGTCGATCAGCCCACCCGCTCGGTGCGCTACGCCCCGACCAGTGCCGGCGAGCGGTTGATCGTCGGAGGTGGCGGTCACACCGTCGGGCGCAAGGACAGCGCGCGCACCTCCTACGACGAACTGGTCGGCTGGACGAAGCGGCATTTCCCCGGTGCACAACCGACCCACTATTGGTCGGCGCAGGATTACGTCCCCGTCGACGAACTGCCCTATGTCGGGCCGCTGCTTCCCGGCTCCGACCATTTCCTCGTGGCCACCGGCTTCGCGAAGTGGGGAATGACCAACGGCGTGGCCGCCGCACTGTTGCTGGCGAAGCACCTCCTCGGCGGTGAACAGGCCCGCTGGGCGTCGGCGTTTGCCAGCTGGAGCCCGCACGAACTCACCGGCCTGACGACCGCGCTGAAGATCAACATGGAGGTCGGCTGGCACTTGGCCACGGGTTGGGTGACTCCGGTCGCCCACCGCAACGGCCAACTGCGCGAGGGTGCCGGTTCGGTTAGTGGACCGCCCTGGCACATGGTGGCCCGCAGCATGGTCGACGGGGTCGAAAGATGCGTTTCACCGGTGTGCACCCACCTCGGTGGTGTGCTGTCCTGGAATGACGCCGAGAAGTCGTGGGACTGCCCGTTGCACGGTTCGCGATTCGGATCGGACGGCGCCGTTCTGGAGGGGCCGGCCACCCGCGACCTGTCGCGCTGA
- a CDS encoding glycosyltransferase has translation MAASRIRSVLAWHVHGSWMESFVSGHHRYLLPLSPDRGPDGRGRCGRDWPRTEEVPFDRLRDADVDVVVLQRPEELEMAHRWLDRRPGVDVPAVYVEHNAPRPAAATSVHPLADQSDIPIIHVTAFNRLMWDNGCAPTTIIEHGIADPGPRYTGEIPAAATMINEPVRRSRVVGTDLLGELGATIPIDVWGIGTNELNDAPHRRNRVTGLGDMPTARLWSEVAHRRVYLHTARWTSLGLSLVEAMFLGMPIVAVASTMAPLVVPEEAGVVSADVAVLGRALNEYLVEETAAEIAGKAARSFALAHFGLGRFLSQWDDVIESLCA, from the coding sequence ATGGCGGCCTCGCGCATTCGCTCGGTGCTGGCCTGGCACGTTCACGGTTCCTGGATGGAATCGTTCGTCTCGGGCCATCATCGGTATTTGCTGCCGCTGAGTCCCGATCGCGGGCCGGACGGACGGGGTCGGTGCGGGCGCGACTGGCCGCGCACCGAGGAAGTGCCGTTCGACCGGCTGCGGGACGCGGACGTCGATGTCGTTGTCCTGCAACGTCCTGAGGAACTCGAGATGGCACATCGCTGGCTGGATCGGCGCCCCGGCGTCGATGTGCCTGCCGTCTACGTCGAGCACAACGCGCCGCGGCCGGCCGCGGCGACCAGCGTCCACCCGCTGGCCGACCAAAGCGACATTCCCATCATTCACGTCACCGCATTCAATCGGTTAATGTGGGACAATGGTTGCGCCCCGACAACTATTATCGAGCACGGTATCGCCGATCCCGGCCCGCGCTACACGGGCGAGATTCCGGCGGCCGCGACGATGATCAACGAGCCGGTGCGTCGGTCGCGGGTGGTCGGCACCGATCTACTCGGAGAGTTGGGTGCCACCATCCCCATCGACGTGTGGGGCATCGGCACCAATGAACTCAACGACGCTCCGCACCGCCGCAACCGTGTCACGGGTTTGGGCGACATGCCCACCGCCCGACTGTGGTCGGAGGTGGCCCACCGCCGGGTCTACCTGCACACCGCGCGCTGGACTTCACTCGGATTGTCGTTGGTGGAGGCGATGTTCCTCGGGATGCCGATAGTCGCGGTAGCCTCGACAATGGCGCCGCTGGTGGTGCCCGAAGAGGCTGGGGTCGTCAGCGCCGACGTGGCGGTACTGGGCCGAGCCCTTAATGAATATCTGGTCGAGGAAACGGCCGCAGAAATTGCCGGTAAGGCTGCGCGTTCTTTCGCGCTAGCCCATTTCGGCTTGGGCCGATTCCTCTCCCAATGGGATGACGTCATCGAATCACTCTGCGCCTGA
- a CDS encoding glycosyltransferase has protein sequence MKIAMVSEHASPLAVLGGVDAGGQNVHVAELSAAMARRGHDVTVYTRRDDPDSPERVQTEHGYTVVHVPAGPAKQLPKDQLLEHMSAFAQYLDQQWGIERPDVAHAHFWMSGIATQLAARAQSVPTVQTFHALGVVKRRHQGAQDTSPSARIKLEKLVATHATWVAATCTDEVFELVRMGRARTKISVVPCGVDLNTFSTEGPIADRGARHRIVGVGRLVPRKGFDTMIEALPAIPDAEYVIVGGPEHGRLKSDPEVRRLRSLATKLGVADRVKFAGPLPRDDMPAMLRSADVVTCTPWYEPFGIVPLEAMACGVPVVASAVGGMLDTVVHDVTGRLVTPRNPRECAEAVSTVLRDSFLRRSLGLAGRDRACARYSWDRVAADTLRIYDRLVSADVMQTALPTDLGQATIQSG, from the coding sequence ATGAAGATCGCGATGGTCTCTGAACATGCAAGCCCACTGGCAGTGCTCGGTGGGGTGGACGCAGGTGGGCAGAACGTACACGTGGCCGAGTTGTCGGCGGCTATGGCGCGCCGGGGTCACGATGTCACCGTCTACACCCGCCGTGATGACCCGGACAGTCCCGAGCGAGTGCAGACCGAGCACGGCTACACCGTGGTACACGTTCCCGCGGGTCCGGCGAAACAGCTCCCCAAGGACCAATTGCTCGAGCACATGAGCGCTTTCGCGCAATACCTGGACCAGCAGTGGGGCATCGAACGCCCCGATGTCGCCCACGCCCACTTCTGGATGTCGGGCATCGCAACCCAACTCGCCGCCCGCGCGCAGTCGGTGCCGACCGTGCAGACGTTTCACGCCCTCGGCGTGGTCAAGCGACGCCACCAGGGCGCGCAGGACACCAGCCCCAGCGCGCGAATCAAGCTGGAGAAGCTCGTCGCGACCCATGCCACGTGGGTCGCCGCGACGTGCACCGACGAGGTCTTCGAACTGGTTCGGATGGGGCGGGCGCGGACCAAGATCTCGGTGGTGCCGTGCGGGGTGGATCTGAACACGTTCTCCACCGAGGGCCCGATCGCCGACCGCGGCGCGAGGCATCGCATCGTCGGGGTGGGAAGGTTGGTGCCGCGAAAGGGATTCGACACGATGATCGAGGCGCTGCCGGCCATTCCTGATGCCGAGTACGTGATCGTCGGCGGCCCGGAACACGGGCGGTTGAAGTCCGACCCGGAGGTGCGCCGGTTGCGATCGTTGGCAACGAAACTCGGGGTGGCCGACCGGGTCAAGTTCGCCGGCCCGTTGCCGCGTGACGACATGCCCGCAATGCTGCGTTCAGCGGACGTGGTGACCTGCACGCCGTGGTACGAACCCTTCGGCATCGTCCCCCTCGAGGCAATGGCATGCGGTGTGCCGGTGGTGGCCTCCGCGGTGGGCGGCATGCTGGATACCGTCGTCCATGACGTCACCGGGCGCCTGGTGACGCCTCGAAACCCCCGGGAATGTGCCGAGGCGGTGTCGACTGTTCTGCGCGATTCGTTCCTGCGCCGCAGCCTCGGGCTGGCGGGTCGCGATCGTGCCTGCGCCCGCTACTCGTGGGACCGGGTAGCCGCGGACACTTTGCGGATCTACGACCGGCTGGTGTCCGCGGACGTCATGCAGACCGCACTGCCCACCGACCTTGGTCAGGCGACCATCCAATCTGGTTGA